The proteins below are encoded in one region of Hemiscyllium ocellatum isolate sHemOce1 chromosome 3, sHemOce1.pat.X.cur, whole genome shotgun sequence:
- the tnfaip3 gene encoding tumor necrosis factor alpha-induced protein 3 isoform X2: MAAEDSLLPQFLFASNLTKTVRLRERIANDLVRPNCTNGLIHHFRSLHRYTVELFRLSHFNLRFRTKIQDALFDKAQETALQQNRNLNWCREVKKLVPLKTNGDGNCLLHATSQFMWGIQDIDPILRRTLWEALKETDTRNFKLRWQIECVRSQEFEATGLQYDTKNWDEEWEKVVKMSSVVSHLGQPGLPFDSLEEIHIFVLANILKRPIIVIADRVLRSFSTNTSLAPLHFGGIYLPLHWPPQECYKYPIVLGYDMQHFSPLVTINDRSPEIRAVPLVHNESRRFEEFTVHFLIPKEEENKTKLLEDYFSLIEIPVQGVEFGTTHLIKAARLDEGNLPEDLNLVEDYYQLVNHEYKRWQQNPAESNRPAHNQIRMNNATYLGSLIEEKCATYGCLFYCSVETKPFCHECFEQAKNTKMDSKNGEQQQVKKGCCRPRTELVITATTPTEPERSSRPRSAPPTAPSLSLFSETNAMKCKVPNCPFTLNVQHNGLCERCFKMRSAVPGNATDNRTSEVRMPCHRESSSERAGSTRENTRTKQGAGNLLHQEHNRCDRCHQDTLPTINGLCNMCLLRTFQGNSTASHEDSGSFRSGHERSHSDPSQIIRNMGHLSPPDQYQTSHVWTSAVGPQVPQSSQKGRANYVPEEPKEGFQPCKNSGCHYFGTKEHEGYCTICFIEYRRNLDETVNQNRMQRNVQPSHRLPQTDPRFQNMARCQGKDCNTFGNSHFEGYCQKCFIDTQYQRYNEATGSRGHSSSNASQRRPSDRNELRSQRVKCAKNYCNNYVTSSEGELCLECRHNNRGITRDPLLNHPPKQRCHATGCDHFGNNKCNGYCNECYAFISTYGRK, translated from the exons ATGGCAGCTGAAGACAGTTTGTTGCCTCAGTTTCTGTTCGCCAGTAACTTGACGAAGACGGTGAGGCTCAGGGAGAGAATCGCCAATGACCTGGTCAGACCGAACTGCACCAATGGTTTGATTCACCATTTCAGGAGCCTTCACAGGTACACAGTGGAGCTGTTCCGACTGAGTCATTTCAACCTTCGGTTCAGGACTAAAATCCAAGACGCTCTGTTTGACAAGGCCCAGGAGACTGCCCTTCAACAAAACAGGAACCTTAACTGGTGTAGAGAGGTCAAGAAACTTGTGCCTTTGAAGACAAACG GTGATGGAAACTGCTTGTTGCATGCCACGTCCCAATTTATGTGGGGAATTCAGGACATTGACCCTATCCTTCGCAGAACACTATGGGAAGCTCTAAAAGAAACAGATACCAGAAACTTCAAATTACGGTGGCAGATTGAATGTGTCCGATCACAAGAATTTGAAGCCACGGGTCTCCAGTACGATACCAAG AACTGGGATGAAGAATGGGAGAAGGTGGTGAAAATGTCGTCTGTAGTTTCACATTTAGGTCAGCCTGGGCTACCTTTCGATTCACTAGaagaaattcacatctttgtTCTTGCCAATATCCTTAAAAGACCAATAATTGTTATTGCTG ACAGGGTACTGAGAAGCTTTAGTACCAACACAAGCTTGGCTCCCTTGCATTTTGGAGGAATTTACCTACCACTGCATTGGCCACCACAAGAATGCTATAAATATCCTATAGTATTGGGCTACGACATGCAACATTTTTCTCCACTTGTTACCATCAATGACAGGAGTCCAG AAATTCGTGCTGTTCCATTGGTCCACAACGAAAGTAGACGATTTGAAGAGTTCACAGTGCACTTTCTAATACcaaaagaggaggaaaataaAACCAAGCTGCTGGAGGATTATTTCAGTCTGATTGAAATACCAGTCCAGGGTGTGGAGTTTGGAACTACTCATTTAATTAAAGCTGCGAG GTTGGATGAAGGCAACCTTCCAGAAGACTTGAATTTAGTGGAGGATTACTATCAGCTGGTGAATCATGAATACAAAAGGTGGCAGCAGAACCCAGCTGAGAGCAATAGGCCTGCTCATAACCAGATCCGAATGAATAATGCTACGTATCTTGGGTCCCTCATAGAAGAAAAGTGTGCCACATACGGATGCCTTTTCTACTGCTCTGTAGAGACAAAGCCATTTTGTCATGAGTGTTTTGAGCAGGCAAAGAACACAAAGATGGACAGCAAAAATGGTGAGCAGCAGCAGGTAAAGAAAGGGTGTTGTCGTCCTCGGACTGAGCTGGTTATCACTGCGACCACACCTACAGAACCAGAACGATCATCTCGACCACGCTCAGCACCACCAACAGCTCCTAGTCTTTCTCTCTTCAGCGAAACAAATGCCATGAAATGCAAGGTTCCCAATTGCCCCTTTACCTTAAATGTGCAGCACAATGGACTATGTGAGCGGTGCTTTAAGATGAGGTCAGCTGTGCCAGGCAACGCAACTGATAATAGGACTTCTGAGGTGAGAATGCCTTGTCACAGAGAGTCCAGCTCCGAGAGAGCGGGTTCAACCCGGGAGAATACAAGGACTAAACAAGGTGCTGGTAACCTGTTGCATCAGGAGCACAATCGGTGTGACAGATGTCACCAGGACACTCTGCCGACGATTAACGGATTGTGTAATATGTGCTTGTTGAGGACATTTCAAGGAAATAGCACTGCTTCCCATGAGGACTCTGGCTCTTTCCGTTCAGGCCATGAGAGGTCCCATTCAGACCCAAGCCAGATTATAAGGAATATGGGCCACCTCTCCCCTCCTGATCAATACCAGACCTCTCATGTATGGACTTCTGCTGTTGGGCCGCAGGTTCCTCAAAGCAGCCAGAAGGGCCGAGCCAACTATGTCCCTGAGGAACCGAAAGAAGGTTTCCAGCCGTGTAAGAACTCTGGGTGCCACTATTTTGGAACAAAGGAGCATGAGGGTTATTGCACCATCTGCTTTATTGAATATAGAAGAAACCTTG ATGAAACTGTTAATCAGAACAGAATGCAAAGGAATGTACAGCCTTCTCACCGGCTACCTCAGACTGATCCCCGATTCCAGAACATGGCTCGTTGTCAGGGGAAAGACTGCAACACATTTGGAAATAGTCATTTTGAAGGATATTGCCAAAAATGTTTTATAGATACACAGTATCAAAGATACAATGAAGCAACCGGATCGAGAGGCCATTCCAGCTCA AATGCATCACAACGTCGACCTTCTGACCGCAATGAGTTGAGAAGCCAGAGGGTTAAATGTGCAAAAAACTATTGTAACAACTATGTAACATCCAGCGAAGGTGAACTTTGTTTAGAATGTCGACATAACAATCGTGGCATCACCCGAGATCCTCTCCTAAATCACCCACCAAAGCAGCGTTGCCATGCCACCGGCTGTGACCATTTTGGCAATAATAAATGTAACGGGTATTGCAATGAATGCTATGCTTTCATTTCTACTTATGGAAGAAAATAG
- the tnfaip3 gene encoding tumor necrosis factor alpha-induced protein 3 isoform X1 translates to MAAEDSLLPQFLFASNLTKTVRLRERIANDLVRPNCTNGLIHHFRSLHRYTVELFRLSHFNLRFRTKIQDALFDKAQETALQQNRNLNWCREVKKLVPLKTNGDGNCLLHATSQFMWGIQDIDPILRRTLWEALKETDTRNFKLRWQIECVRSQEFEATGLQYDTKNWDEEWEKVVKMSSVVSHLGQPGLPFDSLEEIHIFVLANILKRPIIVIAADRVLRSFSTNTSLAPLHFGGIYLPLHWPPQECYKYPIVLGYDMQHFSPLVTINDRSPEIRAVPLVHNESRRFEEFTVHFLIPKEEENKTKLLEDYFSLIEIPVQGVEFGTTHLIKAARLDEGNLPEDLNLVEDYYQLVNHEYKRWQQNPAESNRPAHNQIRMNNATYLGSLIEEKCATYGCLFYCSVETKPFCHECFEQAKNTKMDSKNGEQQQVKKGCCRPRTELVITATTPTEPERSSRPRSAPPTAPSLSLFSETNAMKCKVPNCPFTLNVQHNGLCERCFKMRSAVPGNATDNRTSEVRMPCHRESSSERAGSTRENTRTKQGAGNLLHQEHNRCDRCHQDTLPTINGLCNMCLLRTFQGNSTASHEDSGSFRSGHERSHSDPSQIIRNMGHLSPPDQYQTSHVWTSAVGPQVPQSSQKGRANYVPEEPKEGFQPCKNSGCHYFGTKEHEGYCTICFIEYRRNLDETVNQNRMQRNVQPSHRLPQTDPRFQNMARCQGKDCNTFGNSHFEGYCQKCFIDTQYQRYNEATGSRGHSSSNASQRRPSDRNELRSQRVKCAKNYCNNYVTSSEGELCLECRHNNRGITRDPLLNHPPKQRCHATGCDHFGNNKCNGYCNECYAFISTYGRK, encoded by the exons ATGGCAGCTGAAGACAGTTTGTTGCCTCAGTTTCTGTTCGCCAGTAACTTGACGAAGACGGTGAGGCTCAGGGAGAGAATCGCCAATGACCTGGTCAGACCGAACTGCACCAATGGTTTGATTCACCATTTCAGGAGCCTTCACAGGTACACAGTGGAGCTGTTCCGACTGAGTCATTTCAACCTTCGGTTCAGGACTAAAATCCAAGACGCTCTGTTTGACAAGGCCCAGGAGACTGCCCTTCAACAAAACAGGAACCTTAACTGGTGTAGAGAGGTCAAGAAACTTGTGCCTTTGAAGACAAACG GTGATGGAAACTGCTTGTTGCATGCCACGTCCCAATTTATGTGGGGAATTCAGGACATTGACCCTATCCTTCGCAGAACACTATGGGAAGCTCTAAAAGAAACAGATACCAGAAACTTCAAATTACGGTGGCAGATTGAATGTGTCCGATCACAAGAATTTGAAGCCACGGGTCTCCAGTACGATACCAAG AACTGGGATGAAGAATGGGAGAAGGTGGTGAAAATGTCGTCTGTAGTTTCACATTTAGGTCAGCCTGGGCTACCTTTCGATTCACTAGaagaaattcacatctttgtTCTTGCCAATATCCTTAAAAGACCAATAATTGTTATTGCTG CAGACAGGGTACTGAGAAGCTTTAGTACCAACACAAGCTTGGCTCCCTTGCATTTTGGAGGAATTTACCTACCACTGCATTGGCCACCACAAGAATGCTATAAATATCCTATAGTATTGGGCTACGACATGCAACATTTTTCTCCACTTGTTACCATCAATGACAGGAGTCCAG AAATTCGTGCTGTTCCATTGGTCCACAACGAAAGTAGACGATTTGAAGAGTTCACAGTGCACTTTCTAATACcaaaagaggaggaaaataaAACCAAGCTGCTGGAGGATTATTTCAGTCTGATTGAAATACCAGTCCAGGGTGTGGAGTTTGGAACTACTCATTTAATTAAAGCTGCGAG GTTGGATGAAGGCAACCTTCCAGAAGACTTGAATTTAGTGGAGGATTACTATCAGCTGGTGAATCATGAATACAAAAGGTGGCAGCAGAACCCAGCTGAGAGCAATAGGCCTGCTCATAACCAGATCCGAATGAATAATGCTACGTATCTTGGGTCCCTCATAGAAGAAAAGTGTGCCACATACGGATGCCTTTTCTACTGCTCTGTAGAGACAAAGCCATTTTGTCATGAGTGTTTTGAGCAGGCAAAGAACACAAAGATGGACAGCAAAAATGGTGAGCAGCAGCAGGTAAAGAAAGGGTGTTGTCGTCCTCGGACTGAGCTGGTTATCACTGCGACCACACCTACAGAACCAGAACGATCATCTCGACCACGCTCAGCACCACCAACAGCTCCTAGTCTTTCTCTCTTCAGCGAAACAAATGCCATGAAATGCAAGGTTCCCAATTGCCCCTTTACCTTAAATGTGCAGCACAATGGACTATGTGAGCGGTGCTTTAAGATGAGGTCAGCTGTGCCAGGCAACGCAACTGATAATAGGACTTCTGAGGTGAGAATGCCTTGTCACAGAGAGTCCAGCTCCGAGAGAGCGGGTTCAACCCGGGAGAATACAAGGACTAAACAAGGTGCTGGTAACCTGTTGCATCAGGAGCACAATCGGTGTGACAGATGTCACCAGGACACTCTGCCGACGATTAACGGATTGTGTAATATGTGCTTGTTGAGGACATTTCAAGGAAATAGCACTGCTTCCCATGAGGACTCTGGCTCTTTCCGTTCAGGCCATGAGAGGTCCCATTCAGACCCAAGCCAGATTATAAGGAATATGGGCCACCTCTCCCCTCCTGATCAATACCAGACCTCTCATGTATGGACTTCTGCTGTTGGGCCGCAGGTTCCTCAAAGCAGCCAGAAGGGCCGAGCCAACTATGTCCCTGAGGAACCGAAAGAAGGTTTCCAGCCGTGTAAGAACTCTGGGTGCCACTATTTTGGAACAAAGGAGCATGAGGGTTATTGCACCATCTGCTTTATTGAATATAGAAGAAACCTTG ATGAAACTGTTAATCAGAACAGAATGCAAAGGAATGTACAGCCTTCTCACCGGCTACCTCAGACTGATCCCCGATTCCAGAACATGGCTCGTTGTCAGGGGAAAGACTGCAACACATTTGGAAATAGTCATTTTGAAGGATATTGCCAAAAATGTTTTATAGATACACAGTATCAAAGATACAATGAAGCAACCGGATCGAGAGGCCATTCCAGCTCA AATGCATCACAACGTCGACCTTCTGACCGCAATGAGTTGAGAAGCCAGAGGGTTAAATGTGCAAAAAACTATTGTAACAACTATGTAACATCCAGCGAAGGTGAACTTTGTTTAGAATGTCGACATAACAATCGTGGCATCACCCGAGATCCTCTCCTAAATCACCCACCAAAGCAGCGTTGCCATGCCACCGGCTGTGACCATTTTGGCAATAATAAATGTAACGGGTATTGCAATGAATGCTATGCTTTCATTTCTACTTATGGAAGAAAATAG